One genomic segment of Bacteroidales bacterium includes these proteins:
- a CDS encoding alkaline phosphatase: protein MTSAKLLIRTFNVTLLILFILSTSLWAQQAKYVFYFIGDGMGMTHVAVTEAYIAAAQRETGFTKLSFSEFPTTGVANNHALNRLITGSAAAGTALATGQKTTINTISMDGKRLNNLTSIACEARDRGFKIGIISSVSINHATPAVFYANQPTRSNYYEISLDLMKSNFNFFGGGGFNQPLGKNNDQPSAYLLAEQAGFTITRSVEEFDRLKPGDNKVIAVGSPIDGSAALRFAIDQNSEDIPLSRFIEKSIELLDNETGFFIMAEEGKIDWAAHANDGATVIQNVISLSDAVEVALEFYHQHPDETLIVVTADHETGGLSLGWAGKHYDSDFAILQLQKISSESFTILLDSLLKGPANQRYEFAMEMVNNYFGLGGETGITLSDYESELFKTAWKAMNDTTIMTEEEKYLRYGGGNPITATAVRVLNNKAGLGWTTFSHTGTPVPVFAIGQGHDMFNGYYDITDIPKKIRIAMGLNQ, encoded by the coding sequence ATGACCTCTGCTAAACTTTTGATCCGTACTTTTAACGTAACCCTGTTGATTCTGTTTATCTTATCAACCAGCCTTTGGGCACAGCAGGCTAAATATGTATTTTATTTTATCGGTGACGGGATGGGAATGACCCATGTTGCCGTAACGGAAGCCTACATCGCAGCAGCACAGCGAGAAACCGGCTTCACGAAACTTAGCTTTAGTGAATTTCCAACAACAGGGGTTGCAAACAATCACGCCCTGAACAGGCTGATCACGGGATCGGCTGCTGCAGGCACAGCACTGGCCACAGGACAAAAAACCACGATCAATACGATTTCGATGGATGGAAAACGATTGAATAACCTGACATCAATTGCCTGTGAAGCCAGGGATCGCGGTTTCAAAATCGGGATTATTTCGAGCGTAAGTATCAATCACGCCACACCGGCGGTTTTCTACGCTAACCAGCCCACAAGATCAAATTACTATGAAATCAGTCTCGACCTGATGAAAAGCAATTTCAACTTCTTCGGTGGAGGAGGGTTCAACCAGCCGCTCGGTAAAAATAACGACCAGCCATCAGCCTACCTGCTGGCAGAGCAGGCTGGATTTACAATCACCAGGTCAGTCGAAGAATTTGACCGGCTGAAACCGGGAGACAACAAAGTAATTGCTGTTGGTAGCCCTATTGATGGATCTGCTGCTTTGCGGTTTGCAATAGATCAAAATTCAGAGGATATTCCATTGAGCCGGTTTATTGAAAAGTCTATTGAGCTTTTGGACAATGAAACAGGTTTTTTCATCATGGCTGAAGAAGGAAAAATTGACTGGGCTGCACATGCCAACGATGGTGCAACAGTAATTCAAAATGTAATTTCGCTTTCGGATGCAGTGGAGGTAGCCCTTGAATTTTATCATCAACATCCTGATGAAACCCTGATCGTGGTTACTGCTGACCACGAAACCGGCGGGTTATCTTTAGGATGGGCTGGGAAGCATTACGATTCCGATTTTGCGATATTACAACTGCAAAAAATATCGTCCGAGAGTTTTACGATCTTACTGGATTCACTGCTCAAAGGGCCGGCAAACCAGCGCTACGAATTCGCTATGGAAATGGTAAATAATTACTTTGGACTGGGTGGTGAAACCGGGATCACATTGTCAGACTATGAAAGCGAACTTTTCAAAACAGCCTGGAAAGCGATGAATGATACAACAATAATGACTGAAGAAGAAAAATACCTGCGCTATGGTGGAGGTAATCCAATCACAGCGACAGCCGTTCGCGTTTTGAATAACAAAGCCGGGTTGGGTTGGACCACATTTTCTCATACCGGAACGCCTGTACCTGTTTTTGCCATAGGGCAGGGACATGATATGTTCAATGGGTATTACGACATCACTGATATTCCAAAAAAGATCAGGATCGCAATGGGACTGAATCAATGA
- a CDS encoding thioredoxin family protein: protein MAATPTNQIPLGFQAPFFKLPDMISGQEKSLDDLKSDKATVVVFICNHCPFVVHIIKALVNVGKEYIHKGVSFVMINSNDVENYPADSPEKMVEFARQHDFPFPYLYDETQEVAKAYDAACTPDFNVFDGDLKCVYRGQFDDARPGNGKPITGADLRRTLDLILAGKPVPAEQLPGIGCNIKWKK from the coding sequence ATGGCAGCAACACCAACAAATCAAATACCCCTCGGTTTTCAAGCCCCATTTTTTAAACTCCCCGATATGATTTCGGGTCAGGAGAAATCACTGGACGATCTGAAATCGGACAAAGCCACTGTGGTGGTTTTTATTTGTAATCACTGCCCTTTTGTGGTTCACATCATCAAAGCGTTGGTGAACGTGGGGAAAGAATATATTCACAAAGGTGTCTCTTTTGTAATGATCAATTCCAACGATGTGGAGAATTATCCAGCAGATTCACCAGAAAAAATGGTAGAGTTCGCCCGCCAACATGATTTTCCGTTTCCCTATCTTTATGACGAAACCCAGGAAGTGGCCAAAGCTTATGATGCCGCCTGCACACCCGATTTCAATGTGTTCGACGGTGATTTAAAATGCGTTTACCGCGGTCAGTTCGACGATGCCCGGCCCGGCAATGGCAAACCCATCACCGGCGCTGACCTGCGCCGAACCCTCGACCTGATCCTTGCCGGAAAACCGGTTCCTGCAGAGCAATTGCCAGGCATTGGCTGCAACATCAAGTGGAAGAAATGA